A window of the Phragmites australis chromosome 20, lpPhrAust1.1, whole genome shotgun sequence genome harbors these coding sequences:
- the LOC133901981 gene encoding protein PHR1-LIKE 2-like has protein sequence MFPPGLIHHRPDGPAPGDAAPRSVPGAGAGGPNLVLTADPKPRLRWTADLHERFVDAVAQLGGPEKATPKTILRTMGVKGLTLFHLKSHLQKYRLGKQSGKEGSEQSKDASYLLDAQSGMSVSPRVPAQDVKESQEVKEALRAQMEVQRRLHEQVEVQKRVQIRMEALQKYIDTILENACKLVTEQFASTGFSVSDPDLLELSPGGVMCGPTDTLSSSVFNQLSVSSIDSHSPGGKPSPSGIEGPPLLLHKSPEFKRRSS, from the exons atgttCCCGCCTGGCCTGATCCACCACCGCCCGGACGGCCCCGCGCCCGGCGACGCGGCGCCGCGCTCCGTCCCTGGCGCCGGCGCGGGTGGGCCGAACCTGGTGCTGACGGCGGATCCCAAGCCCCGCCTGCGGTGGACGGCTGACCTCCACGAGCGCTTCGTTGACGCCGTCGCCCAGCTCGGCGGGCCGGAGA AAGCAACACCAAAAACTATCTTGAGGACAATGGGTGTCAAGGGGCTTACACTTTTCCACTTGAAGAGCCATCTTCAG AAATACAGATTGGGGAAACAATCTGGTAAAGAGGGGTCAGAGCAATCTAAAGATG CATCCTATCTTCTAGATGCCCAAAGTGGAATGAGTGTGTCCCCTAGAGTTCCTGCCCAGGATGTGAAAGA AAGTCAAGAAGTCAAAGAAGCACTGAGGGCACAGATGGAAGTGCAACGGAGACTGCATGAACAAGTGGAG GTCCAGAAGCGTGTGCAGATCAGAATGGAAGCGCTTCAGAAGTACATTGACACTATTCTAGAGAACGCATGCAAGTTGGTCACTGAGCAGTTCGCCTCAACTGGCTTCAGCGTCTCCGACCCTGATCTCCTGGAGCTATCCCCCGGTGGTGTCATGTGTGGCCCCACGGACACGTTGAGCTCCTCCGTCTTCAACCAGCTCTCCGTCAGCTCGATCGACtcacacagtccaggaggcaAACCTTCTCCCTCGGGCATCGAAGGCCCACCACTGCTACTCCACAAGTCGCCTGAGTTCAAACGGAGGTCCTCTTGA